GCCAACCTTCAACCCCCCGAGGACCTTTCTGCATGACTCCGGATACCACCATCGACAGCCAGGTTCAGGTGGTGCTGATCGACGACGACTCGTTCCTGCGCCAGGCGCTGAAGCAGACCCTGGACCTGGCCGGCCTCAACGTATTGAGCCTGCCCGAGGCGACCGGGCTGGCCCGGCGCATCGGCCGCGACTGGCCCGGCGTGGTGATCAGCGATATCCGCATGAACGGCATGGACGGCATGGAGCTGCTGGAACAGTTGCACGAGCAGGACCCGGAGCTGCCCGTGCTGTTGATTACCGGCCATGGCGACGTGCCGCTGGCGGTCAAGGCGATGCGCGCCGGGGCCTACGACTTTCTGGAAAAGCCCTTCCCCAGCGATGCCATGCTCGACAGCGTGCGCCGTGCCCTGGCCCTGCGCCAGCTGGTGCTGGAAAACCGCAGCCTGCGCCTGGCGCTGAGCGACCGCCAGCAGCTGAGTACCCGGCTGGTGGGTCACTCGGCGCCACTGCTGCGCCTGCGCGAACAGATCGGCGCCCTGGCCGCGACCCGCGCCGACGTGCTGATCCTCGGTGAAACCGGCGCCGGCAAGGAAGTGGTGGCCCGCGCCCTGCACGACCTCTCCGGGCGTCGCAATGGCCCCTTCGTGGCCATCAATGCTGGCGCCCTGGCCGAATCGGTGGTCGAAAGCGAGCTGTTCGGCCATGAAGCCGGAGCCTTCACCGGCGCGCAGAAGCGCCGCATCGGCAAGTTCGAATTCGCCAATGGCGGCACCGTGTTCCTCGATGAAATCGAAAGCATGAGCCTCGACGTGCAGGTCAAGCTGCTGCGTCTGCTGCAGGAGCGCACCGTCGAGCGGATGGGCAGCAACCAGCTGATCCCGCTGGATATCCGGGTGATCGCCGCGACCAAGGAAGACCTGCGCCAGGCCGCCGACCAGGGGCGCTTCCGCGCCGACCTGTATTACCGCTTGAATGTCGCCTCGCTGCGCATTCCGCCACTGCGCGAGCGCGGCGAGGACGCACTGATCCTCTTCGAGCACTTCACCGAGGCGGCCAGCCAGCGCCATGGCATTGCCAAGCGCGAACTCGGACCGGCGCAACGCGCCCTGCTGCTGCGTCACACCTGGCCGGGTAACGTACGCGAGTTGCAGAACGCCGCCGAACGCTTCGCCCTGGGCCTGGAGCTGGAACTCGAAGGCATGACCAGCGCCCAGGAACCGAGCAGCACCGGCGGCCTGAGCGAACAGGTCGAGCGCTTCGAAAAGGCGCTGATCGCCGCCGAGCTGAGCCGCCCACACAGTTCGGTGCGCAGCCTGGCCGAAGCCCTGGGGCTGCCACGCAAGACCCTGCACGACAAACTGCGCAAACATGGCCTGACCTTCGGTGACAGCCATGCGGAGGACACCGAATGAATACGCCAGCAGCCCTGAACCTGGAGCAACTGCTGCACCACGACATTCCATTGACCCGCGACATGGGCGTGAAGGTCATCGACTGGCAAGACCATCGGCTGCGCCTGCACCTGCCGCTGGCGCCCAACGTGAACCACAAGAGCACGCTGTTCGGCGGCAGCCTGTATTGCGGCGCGGTGCTGGCCGGCTGGGGCTGGCTGCACCTGCGCCTGCGCGAAGCGGGGGTCGAGGATGGGCATATCGTGATTCAGGACGGGCAGATCAGCTATCCGCTGCCGGTGCGCGGTGATGCCATCGCCTGCTGCAAGGCGCCTGAGCAGGCTGCCTGGGAGCGTTTCCTGGCCACCTACCAGCGCCGTGGCCGCGCCCGCCTGGAATTGCATAGTGTGATCACCGCCCCGGACAACGACGCCGAAGCGGTGCGCTTCACCGGGCAGTTCGTGGTGCATCGCTGAAGCGCTACAGGTGAGTTGGGCGCACTCTGGCTCTTTTGCGGCTAAAAGGCCGGGTAGGAGCGGCTTCAGCCGCGAAGCGACCGCCTGTTCACAGCAGATAAAGTGGGTTTCCTGGCGCTTTCGCGGCTAAAGCCGCTCCTGCCGAGCCATATAGCGACTAACTGAACTCGCAATCCCGGCTGAAGCCGGTCCTACAGACGCACAGCGCTTAATCGAGATCGACCTAGCCTTGGGCCAGCTCCAGCAGTTTGGTGCGCCAGGGGGCCTCGGCCGGCAGGGCCAGGAAGAAAGGGTTGAGCAGCGACTCGCGCGGCGGGTAGCTGAACGGCTGGCCATCGAGCTGCAACACCACGCCGCCTGCGCCTTCCAGCACGCCCTGGGCGGCGGCGGTGTCCCACTGCGAGGTCGGCGCCAGGCGCGGGTAGCAGTCGGCGGCGCCTTCGGCGAGCAGGCAGAACTTCAGCGAGCTGCCGATATTGGCCAGTTGCAGTTCCCCCACTTCCTCGGCCAGGCCGGCCAGCAGGCGTTGTTGCTGCGCGCTGCTGTGACGCCGGCTGGCGACCACGGTGAAGCCCTGCCCGGCCGGCCCCTGCTGGCGCACGGCAATCGCTTCGGCAGGCTGCCCCGCCTCGCTGCGCCAGGCACCCAGCCCGGCGCCACCGAAGTAACAGCGCCCGCTGGTCGGTATCACCACCACGCCGAACACCACACGGCCATTTTCGACCAGCGCCACATTGACGGTGAACTCTTCGCTGCCGGCGATGAACTCCTTGGTGCCGTCCAGCGGATCGACCAGCCACCAGCGCTCCCAGGTGGCGCGCTCGCTGGCAGAGATGTCGGCGTCCTCTTCGGACAGCACGTGAATGTCCGTGGCCAGGGCACGCAATCCCTCGACCAGCACCTTGTGTGCCGCCAGATCGGCGGCGGTGACCGGCGAATCGTCAGCCTTGGCGGTCACCGCCACGTCGCTGCGCCAGAATGGCAGGATCGCCTCGCCGGCACGCCGCGCCAGGTCGATCACCGGGGCCAGCAAGGGATGGGGCAGGTTGTCGGGCATCAGGCTCATGGCAGGAACAGTCCACGTTGGGTGAGAAGATCACGGGCAAGATACAGCGCGGCCAGGGCACGGCCTTCGCTGAAGCAGGGGTTCTGGGCCAGCAGGGCAAGGTCGCGCAGGTTGACCTTATCGACGCGAATCGGCTCCGGTTCGTCGCCCTCCAGACGTTCTTCATAGAGGTCGCTGGCCAGCACCACCTGGATTTTCTGGCTCATGTAGCCCGGCGACAGCGACAGCTCGGTCAGGTGCTCCAGTTGCCGTGCGCCGTAGCCGGCCTCTTCCTTGAGTTCGCGGTTGGCGGCGGCCAGCACGTCTTCACCGGGCTCGACCAGGCCCTTGGGCAGCGACAGTTCGTACGTTTCGGTACCGCCGCAGTATTCCTCGATCAGCAGCGCGTGGTCGGCATCCAGCATGGCCACGATCATCACCGCGCCATGTCCGGTGCCACGCCCTACCAGCCGCTCGTAGATGCGTTCCTGGCCGTTGCTGAAGCGCAGTTGCACGGCCTCGACCCGGAACAGGTGACTGCTGGCAACGATTTCACGGGCAAGTACGGCGGGTTTCTGGCGCATGACAGACTCCTGGGCATGAGCGCAGTACTATACGTGGCTTTTCCCGGATATTCCCTTCAGTGAG
The Pseudomonas sp. DTU_2021_1001937_2_SI_NGA_ILE_001 DNA segment above includes these coding regions:
- a CDS encoding sigma-54 dependent transcriptional regulator, whose protein sequence is MTPDTTIDSQVQVVLIDDDSFLRQALKQTLDLAGLNVLSLPEATGLARRIGRDWPGVVISDIRMNGMDGMELLEQLHEQDPELPVLLITGHGDVPLAVKAMRAGAYDFLEKPFPSDAMLDSVRRALALRQLVLENRSLRLALSDRQQLSTRLVGHSAPLLRLREQIGALAATRADVLILGETGAGKEVVARALHDLSGRRNGPFVAINAGALAESVVESELFGHEAGAFTGAQKRRIGKFEFANGGTVFLDEIESMSLDVQVKLLRLLQERTVERMGSNQLIPLDIRVIAATKEDLRQAADQGRFRADLYYRLNVASLRIPPLRERGEDALILFEHFTEAASQRHGIAKRELGPAQRALLLRHTWPGNVRELQNAAERFALGLELELEGMTSAQEPSSTGGLSEQVERFEKALIAAELSRPHSSVRSLAEALGLPRKTLHDKLRKHGLTFGDSHAEDTE
- a CDS encoding thioesterase domain-containing protein, whose translation is MNTPAALNLEQLLHHDIPLTRDMGVKVIDWQDHRLRLHLPLAPNVNHKSTLFGGSLYCGAVLAGWGWLHLRLREAGVEDGHIVIQDGQISYPLPVRGDAIACCKAPEQAAWERFLATYQRRGRARLELHSVITAPDNDAEAVRFTGQFVVHR
- the cysQ gene encoding 3'(2'),5'-bisphosphate nucleotidase CysQ, which translates into the protein MSLMPDNLPHPLLAPVIDLARRAGEAILPFWRSDVAVTAKADDSPVTAADLAAHKVLVEGLRALATDIHVLSEEDADISASERATWERWWLVDPLDGTKEFIAGSEEFTVNVALVENGRVVFGVVVIPTSGRCYFGGAGLGAWRSEAGQPAEAIAVRQQGPAGQGFTVVASRRHSSAQQQRLLAGLAEEVGELQLANIGSSLKFCLLAEGAADCYPRLAPTSQWDTAAAQGVLEGAGGVVLQLDGQPFSYPPRESLLNPFFLALPAEAPWRTKLLELAQG
- the nudE gene encoding ADP compounds hydrolase NudE, translating into MRQKPAVLAREIVASSHLFRVEAVQLRFSNGQERIYERLVGRGTGHGAVMIVAMLDADHALLIEEYCGGTETYELSLPKGLVEPGEDVLAAANRELKEEAGYGARQLEHLTELSLSPGYMSQKIQVVLASDLYEERLEGDEPEPIRVDKVNLRDLALLAQNPCFSEGRALAALYLARDLLTQRGLFLP